The Erythrobacter sp. F6033 genome window below encodes:
- a CDS encoding gamma carbonic anhydrase family protein yields MTDPRFPGANIISIHGKTPKIHDTAFIAPGSTIIGDVEIGAGSSIWYNCVVRADVFTIRIGERSNVQDGSVLHCDPPRPGDEEGSPLIIGDDVLIGHMAMVHGCTIHNRGFVGLGAIAMNKSVIGSDAMLAAGAMLTERKIMGERELWAGRPAKRLKELGEGAIMGMKVGTAHYAENAKHHAEAVRKAME; encoded by the coding sequence ATGACCGATCCGCGATTTCCGGGCGCGAATATCATTTCGATCCACGGCAAGACGCCGAAAATTCACGATACTGCCTTTATCGCGCCGGGATCGACGATCATCGGCGATGTGGAGATCGGAGCGGGTAGTTCGATCTGGTACAATTGCGTGGTGCGCGCCGATGTCTTCACCATTCGCATTGGCGAACGCAGCAATGTTCAGGATGGCAGCGTCCTGCATTGCGATCCGCCGCGCCCCGGCGATGAAGAAGGCTCTCCGCTGATCATCGGCGACGATGTTCTGATCGGGCATATGGCGATGGTGCATGGCTGCACGATCCATAATCGCGGTTTTGTCGGCCTCGGCGCGATTGCGATGAACAAATCGGTGATAGGCAGCGATGCGATGCTGGCGGCGGGCGCGATGCTGACCGAGCGCAAGATTATGGGTGAGCGTGAGCTATGGGCGGGCCGTCCGGCCAAGCGTCTGAAGGAACTAGGCGAGGGCGCGATTATGGGCATGAAAGTCGGCACCGCGCACTATGCCGAAAATGCCAAACACCATGCCGAGGCGGTGCGAAAAGCGATGGAATAA
- a CDS encoding M23 family metallopeptidase — translation MDHARDISDGNAEQQEELFEADQDAPETPKLDAATIAGLAHYVENADRPESTSKLGAMKQKFLSGSGGFAERYDGWKRSANDWLDTVDLAPDLAEDIGSRRWFRGLGTMIGLGAVALMFWPSIEPLEARTAMPESEEIRDEFRSQMIMPLALGADSGRRMGPTATVIPLASAPERPQITLLATLAPGDSFASMLRRAGVSATDIGQVSALVGQAMPLSEIEPGTQMDIVLGRRSEAGEARPLDTLKFRARFDLELEVARQSATEQSSEGGLLALQKNVIRVDDTPLRIRGQVGSSLYRSMRAAGVPASAVQDYIKTLDDQIDMDRQVRSTDEFDIVLAYRRAATGERQAGQLLYAGIDRDGTPKTQLMRWGDQGRFFEASGVGEQRNGLVAPVPGPVSSRYGMRRHPILGYRRMHAGLDFRARRGTPIVAVTDGTVTSAGRAGGCGIAVKLKHGGNLSTRYCHMSRMSVRSGQQVRRGQVIGYVGSTGLSTGPHLHYEMYRGGRSINPASVKFVTRAQLSGTELIDFKRQLIKLKDIEVGAALADLEALPTEVEEPEREIEKIDLAASYDN, via the coding sequence TTGGATCACGCACGTGACATCTCAGATGGCAACGCCGAACAGCAGGAAGAGCTGTTCGAGGCCGATCAGGATGCGCCTGAAACACCGAAGCTGGATGCGGCTACAATTGCTGGACTCGCGCACTACGTCGAGAATGCGGATAGGCCTGAGAGCACTTCCAAGCTGGGTGCGATGAAACAGAAGTTCCTTTCTGGTTCGGGCGGGTTCGCTGAGCGATATGACGGGTGGAAACGTTCCGCCAATGATTGGCTCGACACGGTCGATCTAGCGCCTGATCTTGCCGAAGATATTGGAAGCCGCCGGTGGTTCCGCGGGCTCGGCACTATGATTGGGCTGGGTGCGGTCGCGCTTATGTTTTGGCCCAGTATTGAGCCGCTTGAGGCGCGCACTGCGATGCCTGAAAGCGAAGAGATTCGAGACGAGTTTCGCAGCCAAATGATTATGCCGCTGGCGCTTGGCGCTGATAGCGGCCGCCGGATGGGCCCGACGGCTACGGTTATTCCGCTGGCTAGCGCACCGGAGCGGCCCCAGATTACACTGTTGGCAACGCTTGCTCCGGGCGACAGCTTTGCGAGCATGCTGCGCCGGGCCGGGGTTTCGGCCACAGATATTGGTCAAGTCAGCGCTCTGGTCGGTCAGGCGATGCCGCTTTCAGAAATCGAGCCGGGCACGCAAATGGACATTGTTTTGGGTCGCCGCTCCGAGGCAGGTGAGGCGCGTCCGCTGGATACTCTGAAGTTCCGCGCCCGTTTCGATCTTGAACTTGAAGTCGCCCGCCAGTCCGCAACCGAGCAATCGTCAGAAGGTGGCCTTCTTGCACTTCAGAAAAACGTGATCCGGGTCGATGATACGCCTTTGCGGATCCGCGGCCAGGTCGGCTCCAGCCTTTACCGATCGATGCGCGCTGCTGGCGTACCCGCCAGCGCCGTGCAGGATTACATCAAGACACTCGACGATCAGATCGACATGGATCGCCAAGTCCGTTCGACCGACGAATTCGATATCGTGTTGGCCTATCGCCGCGCTGCGACAGGTGAGCGCCAAGCAGGCCAATTGCTCTATGCGGGTATTGACCGGGATGGCACGCCGAAAACGCAGCTGATGCGTTGGGGAGACCAAGGTCGCTTTTTCGAGGCATCCGGAGTGGGTGAGCAGCGCAATGGCTTGGTTGCTCCCGTGCCAGGACCGGTATCATCGCGATACGGCATGCGCCGTCACCCAATCCTTGGCTATCGCCGGATGCATGCGGGCCTTGATTTCCGCGCGCGCCGCGGAACCCCTATCGTTGCGGTGACCGATGGCACGGTTACATCGGCAGGGCGTGCCGGCGGTTGCGGGATTGCCGTAAAGCTCAAACATGGCGGCAACCTCTCAACCAGATATTGCCATATGAGCCGGATGTCGGTGCGCAGCGGTCAACAAGTCCGGCGCGGTCAGGTGATCGGCTATGTTGGCTCGACGGGCCTCTCGACCGGGCCCCATCTTCACTACGAAATGTATCGCGGTGGGCGCTCGATTAACCCGGCCAGCGTCAAGTTCGTCACTCGAGCGCAGCTTTCGGGCACTGAACTGATCGATTTCAAACGCCAGCTGATCAAGCTGAAAGACATCGAGGTAGGGGCCGCTCTTGCCGACCTTGAAGCGCTACCGACCGAAGTTGAAGAACCCGAGCGCGAGATCGAAAAAATCGACTTGGCGGCGAGCTACGATAACTAG
- a CDS encoding helicase-related protein produces the protein MCAHSSGMMGFPLRLLAREVYDRVRAIKGDDAVALITGEQRIEPPNARYFCCTMEAMDRRGGGHAFVAIDEAQIGADPERGHIFTDRLLNARGREETMILGSATLEPIVKALIPGVEMVERPRFSTLTHSGTAKLSRLPPRSAVVAFSVEQVYAMAEALRRFRGGAAVVMGALSPETRNKQVELFQNGEVDYIVATDAIGMGLNLDLNHVAFAALSKFDGRRKRRLTPAEMAQIAGRAGRHQRDGSFGTLAGGGTRSGAPLEFSDEEVFAIEEHKFAPLTKLHWREAEPRFHSLPVLIGDLESRPRHDVLRSAPPAIDLAVLKRLADDPIAKTVRGPHLVSRFWEACSLPDFRQIGVDPHSRFVARLWQDLCEGYLGADFVAARIAELDRTGGDIDTLQGRIAAIRSWAYICQRPDWVLARDEMAARARAVEAKLSDALHTRLTERFVNRRTTILMKSLGQDAGALPVTLEADGRITVEGELIGKLEGFRFTVDAGTGLADRKMLLSAGEKAMPAILAQRAEYLLGDGIGELAIERGAIRWQGSTLADITMPDDFSAARLTLSRDIALLAEPARGKLEAGLTEWLGAKLEPLAPLRKLAEAARNPEAGSQARALLITLIDARGVVSREQAGLEHLPKEMRPFLRKLGVTFGALDIFAHPLLKPAPRQLLHALGLDKRPLQEAMLPVLAETKQLPAGYRPAGSQVIRVDLAEKILKAAFEARAKATDATSKDRNPRFRLNLALPISIGLEEENARRLLGSAGFKVQRARALDEAAHGPPAPDSWTWRPRRPGDAQNRAKPDRHRQSAAKGQHKGGRGKPKGKGGPRPPKQRGDTGPAKAGGAFDGLADLLGG, from the coding sequence ATGTGCGCCCATTCGAGCGGCATGATGGGCTTTCCGCTGCGATTGCTGGCTCGCGAGGTTTACGACCGGGTGCGCGCGATCAAAGGCGACGATGCCGTCGCACTGATTACCGGCGAACAACGGATCGAGCCGCCAAACGCGCGCTATTTCTGCTGCACGATGGAGGCGATGGACCGGCGCGGGGGCGGCCACGCCTTTGTCGCGATTGACGAGGCGCAGATTGGTGCGGACCCGGAACGCGGGCATATTTTTACCGACCGACTGCTTAACGCACGAGGCCGCGAAGAGACGATGATCCTCGGTTCGGCTACGTTAGAGCCGATCGTCAAAGCCCTGATTCCAGGGGTCGAAATGGTTGAGCGTCCGCGTTTTTCCACCCTCACTCATTCCGGCACCGCAAAGCTTTCGCGCCTCCCCCCTCGCAGCGCAGTCGTCGCTTTTTCAGTAGAGCAAGTTTACGCCATGGCCGAAGCGCTCCGGCGTTTCAGAGGCGGTGCTGCGGTGGTCATGGGCGCGTTGTCGCCCGAAACGCGCAACAAACAGGTCGAACTATTTCAGAATGGAGAAGTCGATTACATCGTCGCCACCGATGCGATCGGCATGGGGCTCAATCTCGACCTCAATCATGTCGCCTTCGCGGCGTTGTCCAAATTCGATGGGCGGCGCAAACGGCGCCTCACTCCGGCGGAAATGGCGCAGATCGCAGGGCGCGCAGGGCGGCATCAACGCGATGGGAGTTTCGGAACGCTCGCCGGAGGCGGGACACGATCCGGCGCGCCGCTCGAGTTCAGCGATGAAGAAGTCTTTGCAATCGAAGAGCACAAATTCGCGCCGCTGACCAAACTGCACTGGCGCGAAGCCGAACCACGTTTTCACAGTCTGCCAGTCTTGATCGGAGACCTCGAGAGCCGCCCGCGGCACGATGTGCTGCGGTCAGCACCGCCCGCAATTGATCTCGCGGTGCTCAAACGGCTTGCCGATGACCCAATTGCGAAGACCGTGCGCGGCCCTCATCTGGTCAGTCGATTCTGGGAAGCATGTTCGCTGCCCGATTTCCGGCAGATCGGGGTCGATCCGCACTCGCGTTTCGTTGCGCGGCTGTGGCAGGATCTGTGCGAAGGCTATCTCGGCGCGGATTTCGTGGCGGCGCGCATTGCGGAGCTTGATCGGACCGGCGGCGACATCGATACTTTACAGGGAAGGATAGCCGCGATCCGATCCTGGGCCTATATCTGCCAGCGACCGGACTGGGTTCTGGCACGAGATGAAATGGCTGCGCGAGCCCGCGCAGTCGAAGCAAAGCTATCCGATGCGCTGCACACGCGACTGACCGAACGCTTTGTCAATCGAAGGACGACAATACTGATGAAATCGCTTGGGCAAGATGCCGGCGCACTTCCTGTAACGCTTGAGGCGGATGGCCGTATCACCGTTGAGGGTGAATTGATCGGAAAGCTCGAAGGCTTTCGCTTCACAGTCGACGCCGGAACAGGCCTTGCCGATCGCAAAATGCTGCTTTCGGCGGGCGAGAAGGCAATGCCTGCGATCCTTGCGCAGCGCGCGGAATACTTGCTCGGCGATGGTATTGGAGAGCTTGCCATCGAACGCGGTGCGATCCGTTGGCAGGGCAGCACGCTGGCCGATATCACGATGCCTGATGATTTTTCAGCAGCGCGGCTCACCCTGTCCCGCGACATCGCGCTGCTTGCGGAGCCTGCACGCGGCAAACTCGAAGCCGGGCTGACAGAATGGTTAGGCGCAAAGCTTGAGCCGCTCGCGCCTTTACGCAAATTGGCCGAGGCGGCACGCAATCCTGAAGCGGGATCGCAAGCGCGGGCGCTTCTTATCACATTGATCGATGCGCGCGGCGTTGTCAGCCGCGAACAAGCGGGGCTTGAGCATCTTCCGAAAGAAATGCGCCCGTTTCTTCGCAAACTGGGTGTGACGTTTGGCGCGCTCGATATCTTTGCGCATCCGTTGCTCAAGCCTGCGCCGCGGCAATTGCTGCATGCGCTTGGGTTGGACAAGCGACCACTTCAGGAAGCGATGTTGCCGGTTCTGGCGGAAACAAAGCAATTGCCAGCCGGCTACCGTCCCGCTGGATCGCAAGTGATCCGCGTCGATCTGGCCGAGAAGATATTGAAAGCAGCTTTTGAGGCGCGCGCCAAGGCGACCGATGCAACCTCTAAAGATCGCAATCCACGCTTCCGTCTCAACCTAGCCCTCCCAATCTCCATTGGTCTCGAAGAAGAAAATGCTCGCCGCTTGCTCGGTAGCGCAGGCTTTAAGGTTCAACGGGCTCGCGCGCTTGATGAGGCAGCTCATGGCCCTCCTGCGCCTGATAGTTGGACGTGGCGCCCGCGCCGCCCAGGCGATGCGCAAAACAGAGCCAAGCCAGACAGACACAGGCAGAGCGCTGCGAAAGGTCAGCACAAAGGTGGCCGCGGCAAACCCAAAGGCAAAGGCGGACCTCGTCCACCCAAACAACGCGGCGACACTGGCCCAGCAAAAGCGGGCGGCGCGTTCGATGGATTGGCGGACTTGCTTGGCGGATGA
- a CDS encoding DUF1993 domain-containing protein, whose amino-acid sequence MTLYDQSIAVYRSRLDTMSGLLAKAAAHPKGDALLESKLADDMHPLATQIRFVANLPGEALPRLTKREFASRDDNETTIAGAQAAIEETKALLDSIDASELVPADETLVVDLPNGMQFTLTAEQYVQDWSLTNFYFHLTTAYAILRMEGLDIGKIDFMPHMMKHVSKMPG is encoded by the coding sequence ATGACACTCTACGATCAATCCATCGCCGTTTACCGTTCGCGCCTCGACACAATGTCGGGCCTGCTGGCCAAGGCCGCTGCGCATCCGAAAGGTGATGCGCTGCTCGAATCCAAGCTGGCCGACGACATGCATCCATTGGCGACGCAAATCCGCTTTGTCGCAAACCTTCCAGGCGAAGCTTTGCCCCGTCTGACGAAACGCGAATTTGCATCACGCGATGACAATGAAACGACGATCGCGGGCGCGCAGGCTGCCATCGAAGAGACGAAAGCGTTGCTCGACAGCATTGACGCATCAGAGCTGGTTCCGGCGGACGAGACACTTGTGGTAGATCTACCGAACGGCATGCAATTCACGCTGACAGCCGAGCAATATGTGCAGGACTGGTCGCTGACGAACTTCTATTTCCACCTCACCACGGCCTATGCGATTTTGCGGATGGAAGGGCTGGACATCGGCAAAATCGATTTCATGCCGCACATGATGAAACACGTCTCGAAAATGCCGGGTTGA
- a CDS encoding GNAT family N-acetyltransferase, with protein sequence MGDLVFETDRLILRKISEGDAVLQDRFLNTPAVMEHLGGVIELHEIEAKHAKSMGWFAREGFGFMMMIEKATGDLVGHCGMKRVDNPLAPNVGDYEIGWLVREDRWRRGYAHEAMRAVLDWAFTSIGAPHVVALTSDANVGSWKLMEKLGMERRKDLDFSDPAYPPEDNPAIQYSLTKEQWETTR encoded by the coding sequence ATGGGTGATCTGGTGTTTGAAACGGATCGCTTGATCCTGCGCAAGATCAGCGAAGGTGATGCTGTGTTGCAAGACCGTTTCCTGAACACGCCCGCCGTGATGGAGCATCTGGGCGGAGTGATCGAACTGCACGAGATCGAGGCGAAGCATGCCAAAAGTATGGGCTGGTTCGCCCGCGAAGGCTTCGGCTTTATGATGATGATAGAGAAGGCGACGGGCGATCTGGTGGGCCATTGCGGGATGAAGCGGGTCGACAATCCGCTCGCGCCAAATGTCGGAGACTACGAGATTGGTTGGCTGGTGCGCGAGGATCGCTGGCGGCGCGGATACGCGCATGAGGCCATGCGCGCTGTTCTCGATTGGGCATTTACGTCCATCGGTGCGCCGCATGTCGTTGCGCTGACAAGTGACGCCAATGTTGGCAGCTGGAAACTGATGGAAAAGCTCGGGATGGAGCGCCGCAAAGACCTCGACTTTTCCGATCCGGCCTATCCGCCCGAAGACAATCCAGCGATTCAATATTCGCTCACCAAAGAGCAATGGGAGACAACCCGATGA
- the fdxA gene encoding ferredoxin FdxA yields MTYVVTDDCIKCKYTDCVEVCPVDCFYEGENMLVINPSECIDCGVCEPECPAEAILPDTEDGLEKWLELNTKFSAEWPNITSQKEPPADADEYKGEKGKFEKFFSPEPGEGD; encoded by the coding sequence ATGACTTACGTCGTCACCGATGACTGCATCAAATGCAAATACACCGACTGCGTCGAAGTGTGTCCGGTGGATTGCTTTTACGAAGGCGAGAACATGCTGGTAATCAATCCCAGCGAATGCATCGACTGCGGCGTGTGCGAACCGGAATGCCCGGCAGAGGCAATCCTGCCAGACACCGAAGATGGCCTTGAAAAGTGGCTTGAGCTGAACACCAAGTTTTCGGCTGAATGGCCGAACATCACGAGCCAGAAAGAGCCGCCTGCCGACGCGGACGAGTACAAGGGCGAAAAGGGCAAGTTTGAAAAATTCTTCAGCCCGGAACCCGGCGAAGGCGATTAA
- the hemB gene encoding porphobilinogen synthase, which yields MTGKYPNTRLRRTRANGWSRALHRETLLTPTDLIWPLFVTEGNGVEDPVATLPGVSRWSVDGIVARAKEAVDLGIPVIALFPNTLREKRSDQGEEAHNPDNLMCRAIKAIKDACGDDIGVLTDVALDPYTSHGQDGLLNDAGYVVNDDTVAALVDQAINQAEAGADIIAPSDMMDGRIHAIRMALEMGNHHNVQIMSYAAKYASAFYGPFRDAVGSGGLLKGDKKTYQMDPANSDEALREVEMDIAEGADSVMVKPGLAYLDIIYRAKQQFGVPVFAYQVSGEYAMIEAAQAAGIGDRDALLMEKLIAFKRAGCSGVLTYHAPAAARILNG from the coding sequence ATGACGGGAAAGTATCCAAATACGAGACTGCGCCGTACGCGCGCCAATGGCTGGAGCCGCGCGCTTCACCGTGAAACACTTCTCACGCCAACCGACCTTATCTGGCCGCTATTTGTCACCGAAGGCAATGGCGTCGAAGATCCGGTTGCAACGCTGCCCGGTGTTTCGCGGTGGTCGGTTGACGGAATCGTGGCGCGCGCGAAAGAAGCGGTTGATCTTGGCATCCCGGTAATCGCTCTTTTCCCGAACACTCTGAGGGAAAAGCGCAGCGATCAGGGGGAAGAGGCGCACAATCCCGACAATCTGATGTGCCGCGCGATCAAGGCGATCAAGGATGCCTGCGGCGATGATATCGGTGTGCTGACCGACGTTGCGCTCGATCCCTACACCAGCCATGGGCAAGACGGTTTGCTGAATGACGCAGGCTATGTCGTCAACGATGACACCGTCGCCGCGCTGGTCGATCAGGCGATCAATCAGGCCGAAGCAGGCGCCGATATTATTGCTCCGTCAGATATGATGGATGGCCGCATCCACGCCATCCGGATGGCCCTAGAAATGGGCAATCATCACAATGTCCAGATTATGAGTTACGCCGCCAAATATGCCAGCGCGTTTTACGGCCCGTTCCGCGATGCGGTGGGATCGGGCGGCTTGCTGAAAGGTGACAAGAAAACCTATCAGATGGACCCGGCCAATTCGGACGAAGCACTGCGCGAAGTCGAGATGGATATTGCCGAAGGCGCGGACAGCGTCATGGTGAAGCCCGGCCTTGCCTATCTCGACATTATTTACCGTGCGAAACAGCAATTCGGCGTGCCTGTTTTCGCCTATCAGGTGAGCGGCGAATACGCGATGATCGAGGCGGCTCAGGCGGCTGGCATAGGAGACCGTGACGCGCTTTTGATGGAGAAATTGATCGCGTTCAAACGCGCCGGTTGCTCCGGCGTTCTGACCTATCACGCGCCGGCTGCTGCGCGCATTTTGAATGGCTGA
- a CDS encoding RNA-binding S4 domain-containing protein, whose amino-acid sequence MSVSGREHEGETIRLDRLLVYLRFARTRSAACAMIEGHSFRRNRIHVKRVSEGIAVGDVLTFVQGETVRIVEVLAIPQRRASPAAAKQHYRELG is encoded by the coding sequence ATGAGCGTAAGCGGGCGCGAACATGAAGGTGAGACCATCCGGCTAGACCGGCTGCTGGTTTACCTTCGTTTTGCCCGCACCCGCTCAGCCGCCTGTGCCATGATCGAAGGCCACTCATTTCGCCGCAACCGCATACATGTGAAGCGTGTGAGCGAAGGCATTGCAGTGGGCGATGTGCTGACGTTTGTTCAGGGCGAGACGGTTCGCATCGTCGAAGTGCTTGCCATCCCACAGCGTCGCGCGTCGCCTGCAGCGGCCAAACAGCATTACCGCGAACTAGGCTGA
- a CDS encoding cisplatin damage response ATP-dependent DNA ligase codes for MIRFAALLDTLVYTTSRNRKLALIAEYLRETPDPDRGYALAAITGELDFPAVKSSTIRNLMKDRVDPVLWTLSRDFVGDTAETASLLWPGPQQPTGEEPSVAQTVDMLAAMNRNTASQELPKLLDQLDPNGRFALIKLATGGMRIGVSARLAKTAFAQAFDVSVDEVEEYWHALEPPYPELFAWAADGADPPDVSNRPLFRPFMLAHPLEETEVDLAEYAAEWKWDGIRVQLVQVAGETRLYSRSGDDISATFPELLDVLPMDAVLDGELLVRGTSQGGEAGGAASFNALQQRLGRKTVSKKMLAEAPAFVRLYDAMIVEGEDLREQPWGGRRNALEALMPRLPENHFDISAIVEARDFAHLAEIREGARDDAIEGLMLKRRDSPYIAGRKVGYWYKWKRDPLLIDCVMMYAQRGSGRRSSFYSDYTFGCWDGDPDAGAELLPVGKAYSGFTDAELKKLDKLVRQTTLNRFGPVREVERTLVFEVAFDSVHTSKRHKSGLAMRFPRIHRIRWDKPVHEADRIEVLRSLIRD; via the coding sequence ATGATCCGTTTCGCAGCCTTGCTCGACACGCTCGTCTACACCACCAGCCGCAATCGAAAGCTGGCTTTGATCGCGGAATATCTGCGCGAGACGCCCGATCCCGATCGCGGCTACGCATTGGCGGCGATTACGGGCGAGCTTGATTTTCCCGCGGTCAAATCCTCGACCATCCGAAATCTGATGAAAGACCGCGTTGATCCCGTTTTGTGGACGCTTAGCCGCGATTTCGTGGGTGACACTGCGGAAACCGCCAGCTTGCTTTGGCCGGGTCCGCAGCAACCCACGGGCGAGGAGCCAAGCGTTGCACAAACGGTCGACATGCTGGCCGCGATGAACCGGAACACGGCCTCGCAAGAACTGCCCAAACTTCTGGACCAGCTTGATCCCAATGGCCGGTTTGCCCTGATCAAGCTTGCGACCGGAGGAATGCGGATCGGTGTTTCTGCACGGTTGGCAAAGACTGCATTCGCGCAGGCGTTTGATGTGTCAGTCGATGAAGTGGAAGAATACTGGCACGCTTTGGAACCGCCCTATCCGGAGTTGTTCGCCTGGGCCGCCGATGGCGCCGATCCGCCGGACGTTTCAAACCGCCCACTATTCCGGCCGTTTATGCTGGCCCATCCGCTCGAAGAGACCGAGGTCGATCTGGCGGAATATGCCGCAGAGTGGAAATGGGACGGTATCCGCGTTCAGCTGGTGCAAGTTGCAGGGGAAACGCGGCTCTATTCCCGCAGCGGCGACGATATCTCCGCAACCTTCCCCGAACTGCTCGATGTGCTGCCAATGGACGCAGTGCTCGATGGCGAGTTGCTTGTCCGCGGAACCTCTCAAGGCGGCGAAGCAGGCGGCGCGGCCAGTTTCAACGCGCTTCAGCAAAGGCTTGGCCGCAAAACCGTGTCGAAGAAAATGCTCGCCGAAGCGCCGGCCTTTGTGCGGCTCTATGATGCTATGATTGTCGAGGGCGAGGATCTGCGAGAACAGCCATGGGGCGGGCGCCGCAATGCGCTCGAAGCGCTCATGCCGCGCCTACCGGAAAATCACTTCGATATCTCGGCCATAGTCGAAGCACGCGACTTCGCGCACCTTGCCGAAATTCGTGAAGGCGCCCGCGATGATGCGATCGAAGGCCTTATGCTCAAGCGCCGCGACAGCCCCTACATCGCAGGTCGCAAGGTCGGGTACTGGTACAAATGGAAACGCGATCCGCTGCTGATCGATTGCGTGATGATGTATGCGCAGCGCGGCAGCGGCAGGCGCTCCAGTTTCTACTCGGACTACACATTCGGGTGCTGGGATGGTGATCCCGATGCGGGCGCCGAACTGCTGCCGGTTGGAAAGGCCTATTCCGGCTTTACCGATGCGGAGTTGAAGAAGCTCGACAAGCTGGTGCGCCAGACGACGCTAAACCGCTTTGGCCCGGTGCGCGAAGTGGAACGGACGTTAGTATTCGAAGTGGCCTTCGACAGCGTCCACACATCAAAGCGCCACAAAAGCGGCCTCGCGATGCGTTTCCCCCGCATCCACCGCATCCGATGGGACAAGCCGGTGCATGAGGCAGACCGGATCGAGGTCTTGCGGTCGCTCATCAGAGATTAA
- a CDS encoding GNAT family N-acetyltransferase translates to MAEFRHETERLILRDWRDEDWAPFWKHLNTPNVMRHLGGLADEATRKSAQERLLKYNSDAGHTFWVVERKSDGGHLSGEILGFCGLKRCNEPEGPIGDMEAGWRLREDAWGHGYAKEAAQASLALAFKRFNAPHVIALTVEENVPSWGLMIKLGMTRRSDLDFPDSVSWAKGETIIVYRIERGEWDALNG, encoded by the coding sequence ATGGCTGAATTCCGCCACGAGACGGAGCGTTTGATCCTGCGCGATTGGCGTGATGAGGATTGGGCGCCGTTCTGGAAGCACCTCAACACGCCCAATGTCATGCGGCATCTTGGCGGGCTGGCCGATGAAGCGACCCGCAAAAGCGCGCAGGAGCGTTTACTCAAATATAACAGCGATGCCGGCCACACATTCTGGGTGGTCGAGCGCAAATCGGACGGCGGACATTTGTCCGGCGAAATCCTTGGCTTTTGCGGGTTGAAGCGTTGCAACGAACCCGAGGGCCCGATTGGCGATATGGAGGCCGGATGGCGCCTTCGCGAAGATGCCTGGGGCCATGGTTATGCCAAAGAAGCGGCGCAGGCTTCGCTCGCTCTGGCCTTTAAACGTTTTAATGCGCCGCATGTCATTGCTTTGACTGTCGAAGAAAACGTTCCAAGCTGGGGCCTGATGATCAAGCTCGGCATGACACGGCGCAGCGATCTGGATTTCCCCGATAGTGTCAGCTGGGCGAAGGGCGAAACCATCATCGTGTACCGGATTGAACGCGGCGAATGGGATGCGCTGAATGGGTGA